The Pyxidicoccus sp. MSG2 DNA segment CGAGCGCTTCATGGCGGAAGCCATCCGCGTCAACCCGCTGCTCGCCACACTGTCACCCGAGTTGCAGAAACAACTGGGCCACGCCTTCGTCCCCGTCACCGTACCAGCGGGCGAAACTTTGCTCACCAGAGGTAAACCTGGTGATGCGTTGTACCTGTTACTGCGTGGCCAGTGTGAAGTGTTCCACACCCACGACGACGGCACCCAGACGGCCTATCCCCGCCTGGAGGAGGGCGCCCTCTTCGGGGAGATTTCCCTGCTGCGCAGCCGCCTGGCCACCGCCACCGTGCGCACGCTCATCCCCTGCACGCTGCTGAAGCTGGAGCGCGAAGTCTTCGAGAAGACCATCATGACCCAGCCCAACCTGCGCGGCGCCCTGGTGCGGCTGGGGCTGCAGCGGCTGAAGCAGACGGTGCAGGTGATGGCCGAGCCGTCCCGTGCACCCGAAGACATGGAGCCCTGAGACGCCCGGTGGTTGGCAACCCGTTTGCTATAGCCCCCGCCGGGCAGCACGGGTTGGCGAGGTGGGCGATGGCGGCGCAGTCCGAAGTTCGCAGTGCGTTGGTGGCGAAGGCAGTGACTCTGTTCCCGAATGACACGGTGGTGCGGGCGCTCGCGGTGATGAAGCGCTACGGGCTGGAGCGGATTTCCGTCGTGGACGAGACGCGCGGGGAGCTGCTCGGCAATGTGACGACCGAGGACCTCCGGCAGGTGTGGGAGCACTCGCCGCTGGCCTGTATGTCGGAAATTCTTTCCCTGAAATCCTTGCAGGAGGGTGAGGACGGCTCCTCCTGGCGCCCACGGGTGACGCTCATCTCCCCCCTGGTGGACGTGTATCAGACCAGCAAGCGCTGGAAGCAGTAACGCCCGCTTCACCGGAGCTGCTTCAGCCTCGCGCCGACCTCGACGATGGCGCGGATGGCCGGGAGCAGCTCCGCGCCCAGCTCCGTCAGCGAGTACTCCACCGACGGCGGAGAGGTGGGCAGGGCCCGGCGGCGCACGACGCCTCGCTGCTCCAGCGTCTTCAGGCGGGCGCTGAGGACCTTGGCGGAGATGCGGGGCATGTCCGCCCGCAGCTCGCTGAAGCGTCGCGGACCGGCGCTCAGGTGCCAGAGGACGTTGGGCGTCCACGCCCCGCCGATGAGGGACATGCACTCCGTCAGCGCGCAGGGGGGCGGCGGAGCGGGAGCCCTGCTCTTTCGCCTGGGCAACGACATGGGCGTCCTCCAGTAACCGTCCGGTTACCACGAAGTGAAGTAACCCCTGCTTACGAGTGGCGCGCGCAAAAACCAGCGGCGCTTATCCTTGCCCCATGAGCGAGACATGGAGCGGCAAGGCAGGCAGCCAGACGGAGGCCGTGCGCCGGCTGGGCGTGAAGTACCCCATCGTCCAGGGACCGTTCGGCGGTGGACTGTCCACCACGCGACTCGCGGCGACGGTGTCCAACCTGGGAGGGCTCGGCTCCTTCGGCGCGTACGCCCTGCCGCCGGACGAGCTGGGCCGGCTGACGAAGGAGCTTCGGTCGCTGACGTCCCAGCCCTTCGCCGTGAATCTCTGGGTGTCGGACCATGATCCAGGCGGGCTGAGCCTGAGCCCGGAGGCGTTCGACCGCGCCTACGCGCTCTTCGAGCCCTTCTACCGGGAGCTGGGCGTGGACAAGCCCGAGCGGCCCGAGCGCTTCAGCCAGCGCTTCGAGGACCAGGTGGACGCGCTGCTGGAGGCCCGGCCGCCGGTGTTCAGCTTCGTGTTCGGCGTGCCCTCGGCCACCATCCTCGCGGAGTGCCGCAGGCGCGGCATCGTCACCGTCGGCGCGGCGACGTCGATTGCGGAGGCGCAGGCGCTCGACGGCGCGGGCGTGGACCTCATCGTGGCCACGGGCTTCGAGGCGGGCGGACACCGGCCGTCGTTCCTCGCGCGGGCGGAGGACTCGCTCATGGGGACGCTCGCCCTCACCCCGCTCGTCGCGGACCGGGTGAAGGCGCCCGTCATCGCCGCTGGTGGAATCAGTGACGCGCGCGGCCTGCGCGCGGTGATGGCGCTGGGCGCGCAGGCCGGACAGCTCGGCACCGTGTTCCTCGCGTGCGAGGAGTCCGGCGCCACGCCCGAGCACCGCGCCGCGCTGTTCAGCGACAAGTCCCAGGCCACGGTGCTGACGCGGGCCTTCTCCGGGCGGCTGGCGCGCGGCCTGCGCAACCGCTGGAGCGACGAGATGAACGCCCGCGCCGCGGAATTGCTCCCCTTCCCCGTCCAGGGCTGGTTCCTGTCGAAGCTGAGGCCCGCCGTCGTCAAGGCGGGGCGCACGGACCTCATCTCCCTCTGGAGCGGACAGGGCGCCCCCAACCTGAAGCACCACACCGCGCCGGAGCTGATGGAGTCACTGGTGCGCGGCCTGACGCAACCAGGCCCGTGACACCAGGGCGCTCCGGGTTTCAGTCCTCCCGGAGATGCCCTCCATCTGTCAACAATCCCACCACTGAGTTGCAATAGCCACGGCCCGACGGCGTTCCCCCTCTACCCGGAATCTCCCGGGGATTGCGGACAGGGACTCTCGAAGCCATGCAGAAGCTCATCCGACGTCCATTCATCGCACTGGGCTGCGCACTCGCGCTGGGACTTCAAGCCTGTGGAGGCGCCGCCGCCTTCCCCGAGGGAGAGGCTCCTCCCCCGGAAGCCGCGGCCGTCGCGCCCGTCGAGGCCCGTGCGGCACTCGACGGCGAGACGGACATCCTCGTCGCGCTCCGGTCCATCCCCGGCCTCACGGTGGTGAGCGAGGGCACCACGCCGCAGCCCGGCTGGCGCTTCTTCATCCTCTCCTATGACCAGCCGGTGGACCACCGGCACCCCGAGGGCGCGCGCTTCCAGCAGCGCCTGACGCTGCTGCACCGCTCGACGCAGAGGCCCATGGTGCTGGCCAGCACGGGCTACGGCATCAGCACGTTTCCGGGCCGGACGGAGCCCACCTGGCTGCTCGACGCGAACCAGCTCCTCGTCGAGCACCGCTTCTTCGGCCCCTCCACGCCGGTGCCCGCCACGTGGGAGCACCTCACGCTGGGTCAGGCCGCGGCGGACCACCACCGCATCGTCACCGCCTTCAAGACACTCTACACCGGCAAGTGGGTGGGCACCGGCGCCAGCAAGGGCGGCATGACGTCCATCTACCACCGCGCCCTCTACCCGAATGACGTGGACGCCACCGTCGCCTACGTGGCGCCCAACAGCTTCGGCCCGCAGGACCCGCGCTACATCCAATTCCTCAGCCGCGTGGGCGACGCGGCCTGCCGCGAGCGCATCCGCGACTTCCAGCGCGACGCGCTCACCCGGCGCGCCGAATTGGTGCCGCACATGGTGCTGGCCGCCGCCGCGCAGGGGCTGAGCTACGACTTCCTCGGCGCGGACAAGACGTTCGAGTTCTCCATCCTCGAGCTGCCCTTCGTCTTCTGGCAGTACAGCACCGCCGCGGAGTGCTCCCTCATCCCCACGCCCGGCGCACCGGCGGACGAGGTGATTGCGGCGCTGGACTCCTTCCTCGGCCTCTATTCCTTCAGCGACGGCAGCATCGACTACTACGCGCCCTACTACTTCCAGGCGGGCACGCAGCTCGGCAGCTACCGCTCCGACGAGCGGCACCTGCACGGGCTCCTGCACTACCCTCGGCAGTACGCGCCGGCCAGCCTCGTGCCCTTCTCGCTGGAGCCCTACCCGTTCGACCACCTGGCCATGCCGCTCATCGCCGCGTGGGTGAAGACGCGGGGCGAGCGCATCCTGCTCGTCTACGGAGAGAACGACCCGTGGTCCACGAATGCCTTCGACGTGCGCGAGCGCAATGACTCGTTCCGGTTCTTCATGCCCGGCGGCAACCACGGCTCCTTCATCTCCGGCCTCCCCGAGGCCGACTACGCCCTGGCATTGGAACGGCTCACCACGTGGGCCGGCGTCTCGGCTCCGGGCCTCGCCTCCCATGGGGCTCCCGCCCCGCTCTCCGCCGAGGAGCGCGCCGAGCTGCTCCGCGAGCGCCGCCGCGGGCCGCCCCGGGAGTAGGCCCAGGGCCGTGACGGGCGGGCGAGGTGGGTCCGCCCGTCATGGGACTTCCGGTAGCCGTGTTTCTTTTGCACTTCACATTGAATTTCGGACGCACTCCGCCGTCCGTCCCCTCCCTCGCACTGCCGGGCCGGCGGTATTTCGCGAGGTGAAGAGATGCACTACCGAAGTGTGAGAAGCAGATGTGTCACGGGGCTCGTGGCGTGGATGACGCTTGCCGCATGTGGTGAAGCGCCCCAGGCGTCGCAGGCTCCCGAGGCGGAGTCTCCAGAAGTCGCGGCGCAGGCCCTGGCCACCGGGCCGGACTTCGTCGTGACGTCGGTGACGGGGCCCACGAGCGTGTCGCCCTATCAGCCGCTGTCCCTCTCGGTGCGGGCCTGCAACCAGGGCACGCTGCCGGGCAGCGCCGTCGTGGAGCTGTACCTGTCGAGCGACAACGTCATCACCCCCAACACGCCGACCACTCCCTCCCCTGACTTCATGGCGGGGTACGTCTTCATGAACCTCGGCGTCGGCGAGTGCCGGACGGAGCAGGTGCGGGCCTCCTCCCCGATGGGCGCCGATGCGACGTACTACCTGGGCGCCGCCGCGGACCCGATGAACGCGCTGCCCGAGACCAAAGAAAACAACAACCTCCGGCTGGGGAGCCGCATCGGCGTGGGCTACCTGCCGGACCTGGTGGTGTCCTCCGTCACGGGCCCCACCAGCCTCCAGCCGTATCAGACGCTCTCCGCCTCCGTGGTGGTGTGCAACCAGGGCACCCTGCCCGGCCAAGGCGTGCTGGAGCTCTACCTGTCCCAGGACGCGGTCATCACCCCGCCCGTCCCGCCGAACCCGACCACCGACGTGCCCGTGGGGAGCGTGTACCTGCAGATGCTGCAACCGGGCCAGTGCCGGACGGAGCAGGTGGCGGGCTGGACCTCCGTACCCGCCGAGGCCGTCTGGTACCTGGGCGCCGCGGTGGACCCGGGCAACTCCACCGTCGAGTTCATCGAGGACAACAACACCCGCGCGGGCAACCGCATCGGCGTGGGCTACCGGCCGGACCTGGTCGTCACGGCCCTCACCGGGCCCACGAGCGCGCTGCCGGGCGAACTCGTCAGCCTCACCGCGACGGTGTGCAACCAGGGCACGCAGTCGGGCAGCGCGCCGGTGGAGTGGTACCTGTCCCAGGACACCGTCATCACCCCCAACGGCTCCACGGACTATTACATGGGAAGCTCCTCCTTCCTCTTCCCGCTCAACCCGGGACAGTGCGAGACGCGGACGTTCGCGACGACCGTGCCCTCCAACTTCCAGGGCACGTACTACGTGGGCGCCGTGGTGGACCCGGCCAACGGCCTCCAGGAGTTCTTCGAGGACAACAACACCCGCGTGAGCAGCCGCATCGGGTTCGGCAATGCGCCTGACTTCGTGGTGTCGTCCGTCTCGGGCACCACCACCGTGCAGCCCGGCGGTGGCATCAGCGCGACGGTCCGCGTGTGCAACCAGGGGACGGCGTGGGACTCCGCCGACGTGGAGCTGTACCTGTCGCAGGACTCCGTCATCACCCCGACGACGACGCCGGGCCCGGGCTCGGACCAGCCGGTGGGCGTGGGCCACGTCGACCTCGCGGCCGGAGCGTGCGGCACGGTGACGGTGACAGGGGGCGCGAACACGGAGGGCACCTTCTACCTGGGCGCCGTCGTGGACCCGCGCGGATGGAGGACCGAGCTCTTCGAGGACAACAACACCCGCGCGGGCAACCGCATCGGCGTGGGCTACCGGCCGGACTTCGTGGTGACGTCCGTCACCGGGCCCGCGAGCGCGGCGCCGGGCCAGTCCTTCAACGTCACGGCGACGGTGTGCAACCAGGGCACCGTGCCTGGGTACACCACCGTGGAAATCTACCTGTCGCAGGACTCGGTCATCACGCCGCACAACGGCCCCGGCTCGACCACCGACTACCACATCGGCCAGATATACACGGGCATGCTCGAACCGGGCGTGTGCCAGACGATGACCCTCCCCGCCTCCGGCGGGGGACCGATGGATGGCACGTACTACCTGGGCGCAGCCGCGGACCCGGGCGGCGTGGACACCGAGCTGTTCGAGGACAACAACACCCGCACGGGCAGCCGCATGGGGTTGGGCTACCGGCCGGACTTCGTGGTGACGTCCTTCACGGCGCCCGCGAGCTCGAGGCTCTCCCAGCCGTTCAACGTCACGGCGACGGTGTGCAACCAGGGCACTCAGGCGGAGTCCGCCGGGGAGGTGGAAATCTACCTGTCCAAGGACTCGGTCATCACCCCGAGCCAGTATGGCCCCGGGCCGGACTTCAACGTGGGCTACGCCCCCATCGACATGCTCGCCCCGGGCCAGTGCCAGACGGTGACGATCTCCACGTCCCAGAACGTCGAGGAAGGCGTCTGGTACCTGGGCGCCGTGGTGGACCCGCGAAACATGAGGATGGAGTTCCTGGAGGACAACAACACCCGCACGGGCGGCCGTATCGGCATCGGTGACCGGCCGGACTTCGTGGTGACGTCCGTCACCGGGCCCGCGAGCACGCAGCGGGGCCAGTACTTCACCGCCTCGGCGCGCGTGTGCAACCAGGGCACCCGGGACGGAAGCACCGACCTGGAGCTGTACCTGTCCGAGGACACCGTCATCACCCCGTACGGGCCGTCCACGCCCACGTCCGACCTCTCCGTGGGCCTCGTGTTCATCGGCAGTCTCGCGCCAGGCCAGTGCCAGACGGTGTCGGTCAATGCCTACGCGGGCTACAGCCTGTATGGCTCGCTCTACCTGGCCGCCCTCGTGGACTCGCACGGCCCCAGCGGCAACGAGCTGATTGAAGACAACAACACCCGCGTGGGTGGCCGCGTCAACGTCCTGCCCTGAGTCGCGCACGGTGGCTCGTGGAAGGAACGTTCCTTCCACGATGCCTCGGGCCGCTGGGCGGGTTGATGCGCGCGGTGGAAGGCCCTCCTCTCGCGGTGCGGGAGGGGAGGGCCGGGCGTCAGAGCCCCAGTCCCTCGCGGAGGTGCTGCACCACCACGTCGGGCGGCGGCGACACGTCCACCTCCAGCGCGTCCGCGGGTATCTCCAGCGTGGCCAGCTGCGAGTCCAGGAGCGACGGCGGCATGAAGTGGCCGTGGCGCTGGGCCAGCCGGCGCGCCAGCACCTCCCGCGGCGCATTCAGGTACACCCACCGCATCCGCGAGGGGTCCACCTCCAGCACCGTCCGGTAGGAGCGCTTGAGCGCCGAGCACGCCATCACCAGGTCCTCGCCGCGCGCCAGCGCATCCTCCATCACCCCGCGCAGCACCTGGAGCCACGGCCACCGGTCCTCGTCCGTCAGCGGCACGCCCGCCGCCATCTTCGCGATGCTGGCCTTCGGGTGCAGGTCGTCCGCGTCCACGAAGCGCCAGCCCAGCGCGGCCGCCAGCGCCCGGCCCACCGTGGTCTTCCCCGCGCCCGAAACCCCCATGACGATGACGACCATCTCGTGCGGCCTCCGGAGGCGGTGAAAAGCCCCGCCATCATTCGGCCATGGGCCCTCGCGCGCCACCCCATTTGACGCCGAATGCCCACCCCATCACGTCCTGGGAATGTCAGACCCCCCAGGTACTCTTCCTTTCGTCGCCGCGAGAGACGCGGCACGGAGGGGGAAGTCATGGCGGACATCGCGGACGGCGCGAAGCTCGAGCTCCAGGGTTCAGGTTCCAAGCCCTACATCCTCAAGAACACCGGCGGCGTGTACTCGTGCAGCTGCCCCGCGTGGCGCAACCAGTCGATTGCGATTGAGCGGCGCACCTGCAAGCACCTGCGCAAGGTGCGCGGGGACGCCGCCGAGGACGCGCGCACCGGCGCCGCCGCGTCCGGCACCGGCGCTGCTCCCGCCGCGAAGAGCGCGGGCAAGGCGAAGAAGGCCGGCGCATCTCCGGACGCCGCGGAGGCCAAGGAGGCCAAGGAGGCCAAGGACAAGGCCCCGCCGCTGCTGCTGGCGCACTCGTGGGAGACCGACGTCGACCTCACCGACTGGTGGATGAGCGAGAAGCTCGACGGCGTGCGCGCGTACTGGGACGGCCAGCGCTTCTGGTCCCGCCTGGGCAACGAGTTCTTCGCGCCCGCGTGGTTCACCGCCGGGCTACCGGACTTCCCGCTCGACGGCGAGCTGTTCGGCGGCCGCAAGCGCTTCCAGCGCACGGTGAGCATCGTCCGCCGGCAGGACCGCAGCGACGACTGGAAGGAATTGTTCTTCGTCGCCTTCGACGC contains these protein-coding regions:
- a CDS encoding cyclic nucleotide-binding domain-containing protein, with the translated sequence MSLLERLRSLFSDSAAPASSTDAGAAPAQSGIPGAAEPPTPVVTRFLQKGEVVVKEGDSGTSMFVVLEGRVAVAREAEGQEPRVVEQLGAGEFFGELALLTGTPRTASVVALEDAVVLELAQTGDRAAWADYGVEGDKVEQTARERFMAEAIRVNPLLATLSPELQKQLGHAFVPVTVPAGETLLTRGKPGDALYLLLRGQCEVFHTHDDGTQTAYPRLEEGALFGEISLLRSRLATATVRTLIPCTLLKLEREVFEKTIMTQPNLRGALVRLGLQRLKQTVQVMAEPSRAPEDMEP
- a CDS encoding CBS domain-containing protein; its protein translation is MTLFPNDTVVRALAVMKRYGLERISVVDETRGELLGNVTTEDLRQVWEHSPLACMSEILSLKSLQEGEDGSSWRPRVTLISPLVDVYQTSKRWKQ
- a CDS encoding winged helix-turn-helix transcriptional regulator, with translation MSLPRRKSRAPAPPPPCALTECMSLIGGAWTPNVLWHLSAGPRRFSELRADMPRISAKVLSARLKTLEQRGVVRRRALPTSPPSVEYSLTELGAELLPAIRAIVEVGARLKQLR
- a CDS encoding NAD(P)H-dependent flavin oxidoreductase, coding for MSETWSGKAGSQTEAVRRLGVKYPIVQGPFGGGLSTTRLAATVSNLGGLGSFGAYALPPDELGRLTKELRSLTSQPFAVNLWVSDHDPGGLSLSPEAFDRAYALFEPFYRELGVDKPERPERFSQRFEDQVDALLEARPPVFSFVFGVPSATILAECRRRGIVTVGAATSIAEAQALDGAGVDLIVATGFEAGGHRPSFLARAEDSLMGTLALTPLVADRVKAPVIAAGGISDARGLRAVMALGAQAGQLGTVFLACEESGATPEHRAALFSDKSQATVLTRAFSGRLARGLRNRWSDEMNARAAELLPFPVQGWFLSKLRPAVVKAGRTDLISLWSGQGAPNLKHHTAPELMESLVRGLTQPGP
- a CDS encoding S28 family serine protease, producing MQKLIRRPFIALGCALALGLQACGGAAAFPEGEAPPPEAAAVAPVEARAALDGETDILVALRSIPGLTVVSEGTTPQPGWRFFILSYDQPVDHRHPEGARFQQRLTLLHRSTQRPMVLASTGYGISTFPGRTEPTWLLDANQLLVEHRFFGPSTPVPATWEHLTLGQAAADHHRIVTAFKTLYTGKWVGTGASKGGMTSIYHRALYPNDVDATVAYVAPNSFGPQDPRYIQFLSRVGDAACRERIRDFQRDALTRRAELVPHMVLAAAAQGLSYDFLGADKTFEFSILELPFVFWQYSTAAECSLIPTPGAPADEVIAALDSFLGLYSFSDGSIDYYAPYYFQAGTQLGSYRSDERHLHGLLHYPRQYAPASLVPFSLEPYPFDHLAMPLIAAWVKTRGERILLVYGENDPWSTNAFDVRERNDSFRFFMPGGNHGSFISGLPEADYALALERLTTWAGVSAPGLASHGAPAPLSAEERAELLRERRRGPPRE
- a CDS encoding CARDB domain-containing protein, with protein sequence MRSRCVTGLVAWMTLAACGEAPQASQAPEAESPEVAAQALATGPDFVVTSVTGPTSVSPYQPLSLSVRACNQGTLPGSAVVELYLSSDNVITPNTPTTPSPDFMAGYVFMNLGVGECRTEQVRASSPMGADATYYLGAAADPMNALPETKENNNLRLGSRIGVGYLPDLVVSSVTGPTSLQPYQTLSASVVVCNQGTLPGQGVLELYLSQDAVITPPVPPNPTTDVPVGSVYLQMLQPGQCRTEQVAGWTSVPAEAVWYLGAAVDPGNSTVEFIEDNNTRAGNRIGVGYRPDLVVTALTGPTSALPGELVSLTATVCNQGTQSGSAPVEWYLSQDTVITPNGSTDYYMGSSSFLFPLNPGQCETRTFATTVPSNFQGTYYVGAVVDPANGLQEFFEDNNTRVSSRIGFGNAPDFVVSSVSGTTTVQPGGGISATVRVCNQGTAWDSADVELYLSQDSVITPTTTPGPGSDQPVGVGHVDLAAGACGTVTVTGGANTEGTFYLGAVVDPRGWRTELFEDNNTRAGNRIGVGYRPDFVVTSVTGPASAAPGQSFNVTATVCNQGTVPGYTTVEIYLSQDSVITPHNGPGSTTDYHIGQIYTGMLEPGVCQTMTLPASGGGPMDGTYYLGAAADPGGVDTELFEDNNTRTGSRMGLGYRPDFVVTSFTAPASSRLSQPFNVTATVCNQGTQAESAGEVEIYLSKDSVITPSQYGPGPDFNVGYAPIDMLAPGQCQTVTISTSQNVEEGVWYLGAVVDPRNMRMEFLEDNNTRTGGRIGIGDRPDFVVTSVTGPASTQRGQYFTASARVCNQGTRDGSTDLELYLSEDTVITPYGPSTPTSDLSVGLVFIGSLAPGQCQTVSVNAYAGYSLYGSLYLAALVDSHGPSGNELIEDNNTRVGGRVNVLP
- a CDS encoding gluconokinase → MVVIVMGVSGAGKTTVGRALAAALGWRFVDADDLHPKASIAKMAAGVPLTDEDRWPWLQVLRGVMEDALARGEDLVMACSALKRSYRTVLEVDPSRMRWVYLNAPREVLARRLAQRHGHFMPPSLLDSQLATLEIPADALEVDVSPPPDVVVQHLREGLGL
- a CDS encoding DNA ligase yields the protein MADIADGAKLELQGSGSKPYILKNTGGVYSCSCPAWRNQSIAIERRTCKHLRKVRGDAAEDARTGAAASGTGAAPAAKSAGKAKKAGASPDAAEAKEAKEAKDKAPPLLLAHSWETDVDLTDWWMSEKLDGVRAYWDGQRFWSRLGNEFFAPAWFTAGLPDFPLDGELFGGRKRFQRTVSIVRRQDRSDDWKELFFVAFDAPSVDAPFEKRLEHCRKWMEDAKPAYAKWHTHERCKGTPHLREELERVEGLGGEGLMLRKPGSRYEAGRSHTLLKVKSFKDDEARVVGHVAGAGRHKGRLGALEVELRNGKRFSVGTGLSDAEREAPPAIGTVITFRYQELSDDGVPRFPSYVGVRIDAAPFAAAPKAKSKARA